From a region of the Sagittula sp. P11 genome:
- a CDS encoding VOC family protein — MMTHPSLGIDHCFSLVSNLDAAADTFRALGFTLSPRGLHSEEKGSANYTIMFPDDYYELLGLLRETPGNVRLQEKLRESGEGLHAIACRIKDARDAKAALDAMGIATVGLNDFERPVDLPGGSTGVAAFSILHFAPEEVPRGTVFMCQHRTPDTVWLPKLLDHANTACGLAGVVAKSDTPQEDAERFARLWANGRVTTTDDGVVVLTGENSAHLTLLSPDVLAEKYRGLDLDALPDGAFDVLQVKVRDKDTAREVLDAAGIPWIKTDQGTAVGPAHAAGTIVEFIAR, encoded by the coding sequence ATGATGACCCACCCCAGTCTCGGTATCGACCATTGCTTCAGCCTGGTCTCGAATCTGGACGCCGCCGCCGACACGTTCCGGGCGCTTGGCTTCACGCTGTCCCCGCGCGGCCTGCACTCCGAGGAAAAGGGATCGGCCAACTACACCATCATGTTTCCGGACGATTACTATGAGCTTCTGGGCTTGCTGCGTGAAACACCCGGCAATGTGCGGCTGCAGGAAAAGCTCCGCGAAAGCGGCGAGGGTCTGCACGCCATCGCCTGTCGCATCAAGGACGCACGTGATGCCAAGGCCGCCCTTGACGCAATGGGCATCGCCACGGTCGGCCTCAACGACTTCGAACGGCCGGTCGATCTGCCCGGCGGCAGCACGGGAGTAGCGGCGTTCTCAATCCTCCATTTCGCACCCGAAGAGGTGCCCCGCGGCACCGTCTTCATGTGCCAGCACCGGACCCCGGACACCGTTTGGCTGCCGAAACTCCTCGACCACGCCAACACCGCCTGCGGGCTCGCCGGCGTCGTCGCAAAGAGCGACACACCGCAAGAGGATGCCGAACGCTTTGCCCGGCTTTGGGCGAATGGTCGGGTGACGACCACTGACGATGGCGTCGTCGTGCTCACCGGCGAAAACTCTGCCCACCTGACACTACTTTCGCCGGATGTACTGGCCGAAAAATACCGGGGACTGGATCTCGATGCCCTGCCCGACGGAGCGTTCGACGTCCTGCAGGTGAAAGTGCGCGACAAGGACACGGCGCGTGAGGTGCTGGATGCTGCCGGGATCCCGTGGATCAAGACAGATCAAGGCACGGCAGTGGGCCCGGCCCATGCCGCAGGCACAATTGTCGAGTTCATCGCGCGATGA
- a CDS encoding ABC transporter permease, protein MPIPPILSYALRRLIQAVPVIILIMIGTFLLLKLAPGDTVDALVGDMGGADAAFIERLRAEYGLDQPVWVQLWRYMAKLASFDFGWSFVYEQPVSTVLMDRLGVTLLLMATSLGVAFIVGITLGAIAARRAYSATDNLISTLGLIFYATPSFFLSLMMILLFSVKLGWLPVGGIKTITGFYTGWDHVVDVARHLVMPTLALSLIYLSFYLRLMRASVLEVADLDYVRTAKAKGAGETRLMVHHIMRNALLPVVTLLGLQFSTVLGGSVVVETIFSLPGLGQLAYQSVIQRDMNTLMGIIFLCSIIVVVVNFATDLLYARLDSRIQLK, encoded by the coding sequence TTGCCAATCCCTCCGATCCTTTCTTACGCACTGAGGCGTCTGATACAGGCCGTGCCGGTGATCATCCTGATCATGATCGGCACCTTTCTGCTATTGAAGCTTGCCCCCGGAGATACGGTCGATGCGCTGGTCGGTGACATGGGCGGGGCCGATGCCGCCTTCATCGAGCGTCTGAGGGCCGAGTACGGTCTGGACCAGCCGGTCTGGGTGCAGCTCTGGCGCTACATGGCCAAGCTCGCGAGTTTCGATTTCGGATGGTCCTTCGTTTATGAACAGCCCGTCTCGACTGTCCTGATGGACCGGCTTGGCGTGACGCTGCTGCTGATGGCCACGTCCTTGGGTGTCGCCTTCATCGTGGGTATCACGCTGGGTGCGATCGCCGCGCGACGCGCCTATTCGGCGACCGACAACCTGATCTCGACGCTCGGACTGATCTTCTACGCGACCCCCAGCTTCTTTCTGTCGCTCATGATGATCCTGCTTTTCTCGGTCAAGCTTGGCTGGCTGCCGGTGGGCGGCATCAAGACGATCACCGGGTTCTACACCGGCTGGGATCATGTCGTGGACGTCGCCCGCCACCTCGTCATGCCGACCCTCGCACTGTCGCTCATCTACCTGTCCTTCTACCTGCGGCTGATGCGCGCCTCGGTCCTGGAAGTGGCCGATCTGGACTACGTTCGCACCGCAAAGGCAAAGGGCGCGGGCGAGACCCGGCTGATGGTCCACCACATCATGCGCAACGCGCTTCTTCCGGTGGTGACACTGCTGGGCCTGCAATTCTCGACCGTTCTCGGTGGGTCGGTCGTCGTCGAGACGATCTTCTCGCTGCCGGGCCTCGGGCAGCTCGCGTACCAGTCGGTGATCCAGCGCGACATGAACACGCTGATGGGGATCATCTTCCTGTGTTCGATCATCGTGGTCGTGGTGAACTTTGCCACCGACCTTCTCTATGCCCGTCTCGATAGCAGGATCCAGTTGAAATGA
- a CDS encoding FAD-binding oxidoreductase, producing MMRDDAASHRQPTVQFPPSLWAQTAPPRDVAPAATGTIDTDIAIIGAGFTGLSAAIEAARRGHSVTVLEAQAVGWGASGRNNGQVIPVLTAAEPDAWVARYGDTGRRVVDLIGNSADTLFGLVREFGIDAEAEQTGWFQPAHSPGRVALSRKRVEAWQRYGFPAQLLSAEDSVGMLGSDFWYGGMFNPTGGHINPLALARGMARVAEGLGVTIHETSPVDSYQRDGAAWVLRTDRATVKARAMILATNAYTGEVKPRLAPRIARSLIPVLSWQMSTEPLGDNLRGRILPGRQAVSDTRGDLRFFRYDARNRLITGGAVIGPHDVAGRVQRKAARSLAEAFPELGTPTMSHVWSGYIGMNWDRFPRVHQIGPDGWAWAACNGRGVAFGTAMGRELARAVTGTDPRELALPATDPQPFPIQGVLRHIAPAYLAWLKRKDLSEPKS from the coding sequence ATGATGCGCGACGACGCCGCTTCGCATCGACAGCCAACGGTGCAGTTTCCGCCCTCTCTCTGGGCGCAGACGGCACCGCCTCGGGACGTCGCTCCTGCCGCGACCGGCACGATCGACACCGACATCGCCATCATCGGTGCCGGGTTCACCGGCCTGTCGGCCGCCATCGAGGCGGCGCGGCGCGGTCATTCCGTCACCGTGCTAGAGGCGCAAGCCGTGGGTTGGGGGGCCTCGGGGCGCAACAACGGGCAGGTGATCCCGGTCCTGACGGCGGCAGAACCGGACGCCTGGGTCGCGCGATATGGCGATACCGGGAGACGCGTGGTCGATCTGATCGGCAATTCCGCCGATACCCTGTTCGGTCTCGTCCGAGAGTTCGGGATCGACGCCGAAGCAGAACAGACCGGGTGGTTCCAGCCGGCGCACAGCCCGGGTCGTGTGGCGCTGTCACGCAAGCGGGTCGAGGCCTGGCAACGCTACGGCTTTCCCGCGCAGCTCCTGTCGGCAGAAGACTCCGTCGGGATGCTGGGGAGCGATTTCTGGTATGGCGGCATGTTCAATCCCACAGGCGGACACATCAATCCGCTGGCGCTTGCGCGCGGCATGGCCCGTGTCGCCGAAGGTCTGGGCGTGACGATCCACGAAACCAGCCCGGTCGACAGTTACCAGCGCGACGGCGCGGCCTGGGTGCTGCGCACCGACCGCGCGACGGTCAAGGCGCGGGCGATGATCCTGGCCACGAATGCTTACACCGGCGAGGTGAAGCCGCGCCTTGCCCCGCGTATCGCGCGCTCGCTCATTCCGGTGCTGAGCTGGCAGATGTCCACCGAGCCGCTGGGAGACAACCTGCGCGGCCGGATTCTGCCGGGGCGGCAGGCCGTGTCCGACACGCGTGGCGATCTGCGGTTCTTCCGCTACGACGCGCGCAACCGCCTCATCACCGGCGGCGCGGTGATCGGACCGCACGACGTGGCGGGCCGGGTGCAGCGCAAGGCGGCGCGCAGCCTGGCCGAGGCCTTCCCCGAGCTGGGTACTCCGACAATGAGCCACGTCTGGTCGGGCTACATCGGCATGAACTGGGACCGCTTCCCGCGCGTGCACCAGATCGGACCGGACGGCTGGGCCTGGGCCGCCTGCAACGGGCGGGGTGTCGCCTTCGGCACCGCCATGGGCCGAGAGCTGGCCCGCGCCGTGACCGGCACCGATCCGCGCGAACTGGCGCTCCCGGCGACCGATCCGCAACCCTTTCCGATACAGGGCGTGTTGCGTCACATCGCGCCCGCCTACCTTGCCTGGCTCAAGCGCAAGGATTTGAGCGAACCGAAATCATAG
- a CDS encoding ABC transporter permease — protein MSLAATELPPPEPSRAVVLWRRFRRNRAALLGLILFAVVVAMALLAGVIEPDDPLARAGAPLTPPFVDAAVPLGTDQLGRDILAMLFYGARISLLVGVVATLISIAIGILIGALSGYFGGWVDDVLMRITEAFQTVPSFVLLLTLVAILGSKIEWIALAIGIVSWTAPARMVRAEFMALRDREFVDAARNLGVSHTAMIFKEIMPNAIPPIVVYASVVMALSILLESALAFLALGDPNYASWGNMIGQGRAVLRSAWYCAAIPGIAIILTVLSFSLLGEGLNDALNPRQKK, from the coding sequence ATGAGCCTTGCCGCAACCGAACTCCCGCCCCCCGAGCCGTCCCGCGCCGTGGTCCTCTGGCGCCGGTTCCGTCGCAACCGCGCCGCCTTGCTGGGTCTGATCCTCTTTGCTGTCGTCGTCGCCATGGCGCTGCTGGCCGGGGTGATCGAACCCGACGATCCTCTGGCCCGCGCCGGTGCGCCGCTGACCCCGCCCTTCGTGGATGCGGCGGTGCCCCTCGGCACCGACCAGCTTGGCCGCGACATCCTGGCCATGCTGTTCTACGGCGCACGCATCTCGCTTCTGGTCGGCGTCGTGGCGACGCTGATCTCCATTGCCATCGGCATCCTGATCGGCGCCCTGTCGGGCTACTTCGGTGGCTGGGTCGATGACGTTCTGATGCGGATCACCGAGGCGTTCCAGACGGTCCCCAGCTTCGTGCTGCTGCTGACGCTGGTGGCGATCCTGGGTTCAAAGATCGAATGGATCGCGCTGGCCATCGGCATCGTGAGCTGGACCGCTCCCGCACGCATGGTCCGGGCCGAGTTCATGGCCCTGCGCGACCGGGAGTTCGTCGATGCGGCGCGCAATCTGGGCGTCTCGCACACGGCGATGATCTTCAAGGAGATCATGCCGAACGCGATCCCGCCCATCGTGGTCTACGCCTCTGTGGTCATGGCGCTGTCGATCCTCCTGGAAAGTGCCTTGGCCTTCCTCGCGCTCGGCGATCCCAACTACGCAAGCTGGGGCAACATGATCGGGCAGGGGCGGGCGGTTCTGCGCAGCGCCTGGTACTGCGCGGCCATCCCCGGCATCGCTATCATCCTGACCGTCTTGTCCTTCTCTCTGCTGGGCGAGGGGCTCAACGACGCACTGAACCCGAGGCAGAAGAAATGA
- a CDS encoding aminotransferase class V-fold PLP-dependent enzyme, with product MTVEITDIRKSLIGEGTPIPGPFGPRGLIYADYVASGRSLTFIEDAIRTHVMPFYGNTHTETSFTGRRTTQLREMARAAVRRAVGADDGHAVIFTGSGATAAADKLVRALLLRGLDKRSVVFVGPYEHHSNDLPWRESGASIERIPLNSDGAICLETLEARLAAYPDAPVKIGAFAAASNVTGVVSDLRGIARLMHAQGGWCVADFAAAGPYMQISLAESVPGAADRIDAAFVSPHKYAGGPGASGLLIADRTFLDTGRPTVTGGGTVSYVTENHHEYVTNPERREEGGTPAIIENIRAGMVLALKRTVGEDKVEERELAMTDRMERALRAIPGLELLGPVGAARVGIFSFNLRVGGRMLHHNYVVALLNDLFGIQARGGCSCAGPYGHHLLGIDRETTERHEREVQLGYSAFRPGWARLGVNWFFEEADVDRIARAVEFVAQHGLALLPLYRLDLKDGVWRARAGVADTPPARLSDLWDGDAAPTGEAPDFEVAMAEAKALLSKVPTDPEQLQMTAEQEELRWFWLPHEVARPVEMEQA from the coding sequence ATGACTGTCGAGATCACAGACATTCGAAAATCGCTGATCGGGGAAGGCACTCCGATCCCCGGGCCCTTCGGTCCGCGTGGTCTGATTTACGCCGACTACGTCGCGTCCGGGCGTTCGCTCACCTTCATCGAGGACGCGATCCGGACCCATGTGATGCCGTTCTACGGCAACACACACACCGAAACGTCCTTTACCGGGCGCCGCACCACCCAGTTGCGCGAGATGGCCCGCGCCGCAGTGCGCCGCGCGGTGGGGGCCGATGATGGTCACGCGGTGATCTTCACCGGGTCGGGCGCGACGGCGGCGGCCGACAAGCTGGTGCGCGCCTTGTTGCTGCGCGGACTAGACAAGCGGTCAGTCGTCTTTGTCGGCCCCTACGAGCACCATTCCAACGATCTGCCGTGGCGCGAATCCGGGGCCAGCATCGAGCGTATCCCGTTGAACTCGGACGGCGCCATTTGCCTCGAAACGCTGGAAGCGCGGCTCGCGGCCTACCCGGACGCCCCCGTGAAGATCGGAGCCTTCGCCGCGGCCTCGAACGTGACCGGCGTGGTCAGCGACCTGCGCGGCATCGCGCGGCTGATGCATGCGCAGGGCGGCTGGTGCGTGGCCGACTTCGCCGCCGCCGGTCCCTACATGCAGATTTCGCTGGCCGAAAGCGTCCCCGGCGCGGCGGACCGGATTGACGCGGCCTTTGTGTCCCCGCACAAGTACGCGGGCGGGCCCGGCGCCTCGGGATTGCTGATCGCGGACCGGACCTTTCTCGACACCGGACGGCCGACAGTGACAGGCGGCGGTACCGTGTCCTACGTTACTGAAAACCACCATGAATACGTCACGAACCCCGAACGGCGCGAAGAAGGCGGGACACCCGCGATCATCGAGAACATCCGCGCGGGCATGGTTCTGGCGCTGAAGCGCACGGTCGGTGAGGACAAGGTCGAGGAACGCGAACTGGCCATGACAGACCGGATGGAACGCGCCTTGCGCGCCATCCCGGGGCTGGAACTGCTGGGGCCTGTCGGCGCTGCACGGGTGGGGATCTTCTCCTTCAACCTGCGGGTCGGCGGGCGGATGCTGCATCACAACTACGTCGTCGCCTTGCTCAACGATCTGTTCGGCATTCAGGCGCGCGGCGGGTGTTCCTGTGCGGGACCTTATGGCCACCATCTCCTGGGCATCGACCGCGAGACTACGGAACGCCACGAACGCGAAGTGCAGCTTGGCTATTCCGCCTTCCGCCCCGGCTGGGCCCGGCTGGGGGTGAACTGGTTCTTCGAAGAAGCGGACGTGGATCGCATCGCGCGGGCGGTTGAATTCGTGGCGCAGCACGGGCTGGCGCTGCTGCCACTGTACAGGCTGGACCTGAAGGATGGTGTCTGGCGCGCCCGTGCCGGCGTTGCCGATACGCCGCCCGCACGGCTTTCGGACCTGTGGGACGGCGATGCGGCCCCGACCGGCGAGGCCCCCGATTTCGAGGTCGCGATGGCAGAGGCCAAGGCCCTCCTGTCAAAGGTTCCCACCGATCCGGAGCAGCTTCAGATGACAGCGGAACAAGAGGAGCTGCGCTGGTTCTGGTTGCCGCATGAGGTTGCGCGCCCGGTCGAGATGGAGCAGGCATGA
- a CDS encoding ABC transporter substrate-binding protein, whose protein sequence is MKKFSGLKCTVAFGCAWLGLGAGVALAQDEEPKRGGTLVVHMASEQRTLNPALRASTGVYEISGKIIEPLIDRSYDGYVPVLATEWSSTEDGKQITLKLREGVNWHDGEAFQCDDVAFTAMNMWKELLNYSSSLQANLESVDCPDPHTAVFNYSKPMPLELFVAAMPDLGHPVPKHLFEGTDILKNEFNTAPVGTGPFKFVEYERGQYVMAERNDDYWRGEEYPYLDRIVWRFIRDKSAAGAALEAGEIHESGFIGISMADVERLSNDDRFDVGTKGYENNVAHSTIEFNHRNPILADVNVRRAIYHGLDIDFAIENIMRGFAKPGRGPVPSTGGENYTDDVPTYPYDVEKAKQMLDEAGYPVKEDGFRFKLRHRPAPWGEYTQLWGEYFAQAMKELDIDVELLNNDAPGFLNGVYRDHDFDTANGWHQFRSDPAVSTMVWLRSGLPEGSPWTNQFGWKDETVDTLIDDAASELDPEKRAELYHEIQRRAMEELPVIFAIEHPFISVTNKKLQNHHNTPRWNSSSWYDLWIKE, encoded by the coding sequence ATGAAGAAATTCTCAGGACTGAAGTGCACAGTGGCCTTTGGCTGCGCCTGGCTGGGCCTTGGCGCCGGTGTTGCGCTGGCGCAGGATGAAGAGCCGAAGCGCGGCGGCACGCTGGTCGTTCATATGGCCAGCGAACAGCGCACGCTGAACCCGGCGCTGCGCGCCTCGACCGGGGTGTACGAAATCAGCGGCAAAATCATCGAGCCGCTGATCGACCGCAGCTATGACGGCTATGTGCCGGTGCTGGCGACGGAATGGTCCTCGACCGAGGATGGCAAGCAGATCACGTTGAAGCTGCGCGAAGGCGTCAACTGGCATGACGGCGAGGCGTTTCAATGCGATGACGTGGCCTTTACCGCGATGAACATGTGGAAGGAATTGCTGAACTATTCCTCCTCGCTTCAGGCCAACCTCGAGTCGGTCGACTGTCCCGATCCGCATACGGCGGTGTTCAACTATTCCAAGCCCATGCCGCTGGAGCTGTTCGTCGCGGCGATGCCCGATCTGGGTCATCCGGTGCCCAAGCATCTTTTCGAGGGCACTGACATCCTCAAGAACGAGTTCAACACCGCGCCGGTCGGCACCGGCCCGTTCAAGTTCGTAGAATACGAGCGGGGGCAATATGTCATGGCCGAGCGGAACGACGACTACTGGCGTGGCGAGGAATATCCCTATCTCGACCGGATCGTCTGGCGGTTCATCCGTGACAAGTCTGCGGCGGGTGCGGCGCTTGAAGCCGGGGAAATTCACGAATCCGGTTTCATCGGAATCTCGATGGCCGATGTGGAGCGGCTGTCGAACGATGATCGTTTCGACGTCGGCACCAAGGGCTATGAAAACAACGTCGCCCACTCCACCATCGAGTTCAATCACCGCAACCCGATCCTGGCCGACGTGAACGTCCGCCGGGCGATCTATCACGGCCTCGACATCGACTTTGCGATCGAGAACATCATGCGCGGCTTTGCCAAGCCGGGCCGGGGGCCGGTGCCGTCGACGGGCGGCGAGAATTACACCGACGACGTGCCGACCTATCCCTACGACGTGGAGAAGGCCAAGCAGATGCTGGACGAGGCCGGTTATCCCGTGAAAGAGGATGGCTTCCGCTTCAAGCTGCGCCATCGTCCGGCGCCGTGGGGGGAATACACGCAGCTCTGGGGTGAGTACTTTGCCCAGGCGATGAAGGAGCTGGATATCGACGTCGAGCTGCTGAACAACGACGCGCCCGGCTTCCTCAACGGCGTCTACCGTGACCACGACTTCGACACGGCGAATGGCTGGCACCAGTTCCGGTCCGACCCGGCCGTCTCGACCATGGTGTGGCTGCGTTCCGGTCTGCCCGAGGGCAGCCCCTGGACCAACCAGTTCGGCTGGAAGGATGAGACTGTCGATACGCTGATCGACGACGCGGCATCGGAACTGGACCCGGAAAAGCGGGCCGAGTTGTATCACGAGATCCAGCGCCGTGCGATGGAAGAGCTGCCGGTGATCTTTGCCATCGAGCATCCGTTCATCTCGGTCACCAACAAGAAGCTGCAGAACCACCACAACACGCCGCGCTGGAATTCCAGCAGCTGGTATGACCTCTGGATCAAAGAGTAA
- a CDS encoding IS3 family transposase (programmed frameshift), translating into MKRTRFTDEQIIGILAEHEAGAKCADLCRKHGMSEGTFYNWKAKFGGMTVSEAKRLKALEDENAKLKKLLAEQMLDLAAMKDLVFKKVVGPAVKREVVAYLQAEHGLSERRACHIVGADRTMIRYRSQRAPDTVLRGRLRDLANERRRFGYRRLFVLLRREGEPSGINRIYRLYREEGLTVRKRKARRKAVGTRAPILVEARPNARWSLDFVHDQFANGQRFRVLNVVDDVTRECLAAIPDTSISGRRVARELTALIERRGKPGMIVSDNGTELTSNAILRWCSEHRVEWHYIAPGKPMQNGFVESFNGRMRDELLNETMFRNLAHARIVIAAWATDYNTERPHSALDYQTPAAYARTLTTAIARPAARDESSARRAIAQPAPTGVNTNRAPVVAG; encoded by the exons ATGAAGCGAACGAGATTCACGGACGAGCAGATCATCGGCATCCTGGCCGAGCATGAGGCCGGCGCGAAGTGCGCCGATCTATGCCGCAAGCACGGCATGTCGGAAGGCACCTTCTACAACTGGAAGGCCAAGTTCGGTGGCATGACGGTATCAGAGGCCAAGCGGCTGAAGGCGCTTGAGGATGAGAACGCCAAGTTGAAGAAGCTTCTGGCCGAACAGATGCTGGATCTGGCGGCGATGAAGGATCTGGTTT TCAAAAAAGTGGTAGGGCCCGCGGTGAAGCGCGAAGTCGTCGCCTATCTTCAGGCTGAGCATGGCCTGTCGGAACGGCGGGCCTGCCACATCGTCGGCGCGGATCGCACGATGATCCGCTATCGATCTCAGCGCGCGCCGGACACGGTTCTGCGCGGCCGGTTGCGGGACCTGGCCAACGAGCGTCGGCGGTTCGGCTACCGGCGCCTGTTCGTGCTGCTGCGCCGCGAGGGCGAGCCCTCGGGGATCAATCGGATCTATCGGCTCTACCGCGAAGAAGGGCTGACGGTGCGCAAGCGGAAGGCGCGGCGCAAGGCGGTCGGAACGCGGGCACCGATCCTGGTCGAGGCGCGACCGAACGCCCGTTGGTCATTGGATTTCGTCCATGACCAGTTCGCCAACGGCCAGCGCTTCCGCGTGCTCAACGTGGTCGACGACGTCACCCGGGAATGCCTGGCGGCGATCCCGGACACCTCGATCTCAGGGCGCCGTGTCGCGCGTGAACTGACGGCCCTGATCGAGCGCCGCGGCAAGCCCGGCATGATTGTCAGCGATAATGGGACGGAGCTGACCAGTAACGCGATCCTGCGGTGGTGTTCCGAGCACCGGGTCGAATGGCACTACATCGCGCCGGGCAAGCCGATGCAGAACGGTTTCGTCGAAAGCTTCAACGGCCGGATGCGCGACGAGCTGCTCAACGAGACCATGTTCCGCAATCTGGCCCATGCGCGGATCGTGATCGCAGCCTGGGCTACGGACTACAACACCGAGCGCCCCCATTCGGCCTTGGATTACCAGACCCCGGCTGCCTACGCGCGGACCCTGACCACCGCAATCGCCCGCCCCGCTGCGCGAGATGAAAGCTCCGCGCGCCGGGCGATTGCTCAACCTGCGCCAACCGGCGTAAACACTAACCGGGCTCCGGTCGTGGCTGGATGA
- a CDS encoding Lrp/AsnC family transcriptional regulator encodes MTQPKTTRTPAKPSDQITFDALDRKILDMIQVNSDVPISVIAEAVGLTPTPCWRRIKRMEEAGLISKRVAIVDHAMAKVPMTVFIGISTPRHEKDWIDRFRTLIDEIPEIIEAYRLTGTVDYILKVVVPDVTAYDAVYKRMVDKLDFTMVNGMISMEEMKFTTAVPTKYL; translated from the coding sequence ATGACCCAGCCGAAGACGACACGCACCCCCGCGAAGCCGTCTGACCAGATCACGTTCGACGCACTCGACCGCAAGATCCTCGACATGATACAGGTCAACAGCGACGTGCCGATCAGTGTCATTGCCGAAGCCGTCGGTTTGACGCCGACCCCGTGCTGGCGGCGGATCAAGCGCATGGAGGAAGCGGGTCTGATCTCCAAGCGCGTGGCCATTGTCGATCACGCCATGGCCAAGGTGCCGATGACGGTCTTCATCGGCATCAGCACGCCGCGCCACGAAAAGGACTGGATAGACCGCTTCCGGACCCTGATCGACGAGATCCCCGAAATCATCGAGGCCTACCGCCTGACCGGCACAGTCGACTATATTCTGAAGGTCGTGGTCCCCGACGTGACCGCCTATGACGCGGTCTACAAACGAATGGTCGACAAGCTGGATTTCACCATGGTCAATGGCATGATCTCCATGGAAGAAATGAAGTTCACGACGGCCGTCCCGACCAAGTACCTGTGA
- a CDS encoding ABC transporter ATP-binding protein, with protein sequence MTDSVPALKIEDLRIALPKGSDRPYALDGLSLEVKRGEVVCLVGESGSGKSLTAGAIMRLLPEPHVHVAGGAISVQGQDMLSKTEAEMRKIRGDLVSMIFQEPMTALNPQKTVGWQMDEVLRLHTDLSRKARRARVLELLGRVHIPDPESAYNAYPHQVSGGQRQRVMIAMALSLSPGLIIADEPTTALDVTTQLQILKLIRELQDEEGAGVLFITHDFGVVAQIADHVVVLQQGEMVESGPASQVLNAPSHPYTKALIGSVPALIPPPPKSFEGAPVVLKGTHLKKTFAARGGFFSGKRRSVTAVNDLTFELRKGETLGVVGESGSGKTTVSRIVTRLLEADSGAVELDGTDLLACTPREMRAMRKHVQMVFQDPMASLNPRKRVVDLIAQGPIVHGADPAKARAEARDLLELVELSPAAATRFPHEFSGGQRQRIGIARALALRPKVIVADEPVSALDVSVQAQVLRLLADLRDQMDLSLLFVTHDLRVAAQLCDRIIVMQRGEIVEAGETAAVFADPQHEYTRNLLSSIPGRDWTPPRIETNAA encoded by the coding sequence ATGACGGACTCCGTACCCGCCCTGAAGATCGAGGATCTGCGCATCGCCCTGCCCAAAGGCTCCGACCGGCCCTATGCGCTCGACGGGCTGAGCCTCGAGGTGAAGCGGGGAGAGGTGGTCTGCCTGGTCGGCGAAAGCGGCTCTGGCAAGTCGCTCACAGCGGGCGCGATCATGCGTCTGCTGCCCGAACCGCACGTCCATGTCGCCGGCGGTGCGATCTCGGTCCAGGGGCAGGACATGCTGTCCAAGACCGAGGCCGAGATGCGCAAGATCCGCGGAGATCTGGTGTCGATGATCTTCCAGGAGCCCATGACGGCGCTCAATCCGCAGAAGACCGTGGGCTGGCAGATGGACGAGGTCCTGCGCCTGCACACGGACCTGTCGCGCAAGGCGCGGCGGGCGCGCGTGCTTGAACTGCTCGGGCGGGTGCATATCCCCGACCCGGAATCGGCCTACAATGCCTATCCGCATCAGGTGTCCGGCGGCCAGCGCCAGCGCGTGATGATCGCCATGGCGCTGTCGCTTTCACCGGGCCTCATCATCGCGGACGAACCGACCACCGCGCTGGACGTGACCACGCAGTTGCAGATCCTGAAACTGATCCGCGAATTGCAGGACGAAGAGGGCGCCGGCGTCCTTTTCATCACCCACGATTTCGGTGTGGTGGCCCAGATCGCCGATCATGTGGTTGTCCTTCAACAGGGCGAGATGGTCGAGTCCGGCCCGGCAAGTCAGGTGCTGAATGCGCCGAGCCACCCCTATACCAAAGCCCTGATCGGCTCGGTCCCGGCGTTGATCCCGCCGCCGCCGAAATCCTTCGAAGGTGCGCCGGTGGTGCTCAAGGGCACGCACCTGAAAAAGACCTTTGCCGCGCGCGGCGGGTTCTTCAGCGGCAAGCGCCGCTCGGTGACGGCTGTCAACGACCTGACCTTCGAGTTGCGCAAGGGCGAAACCCTTGGCGTGGTGGGGGAAAGCGGGTCGGGCAAAACGACGGTCTCGCGCATCGTGACCCGCCTGCTCGAGGCGGACTCCGGCGCCGTCGAACTGGACGGCACGGATCTGCTGGCCTGCACCCCGCGCGAGATGCGGGCGATGCGCAAGCATGTGCAGATGGTTTTCCAGGACCCCATGGCCTCGCTCAACCCGCGCAAGCGTGTGGTCGACCTGATCGCGCAGGGTCCCATCGTGCACGGCGCCGATCCCGCCAAAGCCCGCGCCGAGGCGCGCGACCTGCTGGAACTGGTGGAGCTGTCGCCTGCCGCGGCCACGCGCTTTCCGCACGAGTTTTCCGGCGGGCAGCGGCAGCGCATCGGCATTGCCCGCGCCCTCGCGCTGCGCCCTAAGGTGATCGTCGCGGACGAGCCGGTCTCGGCGCTGGACGTCAGCGTTCAGGCGCAGGTGCTGCGCCTGCTGGCCGATCTGCGCGACCAGATGGACCTGTCGCTGCTGTTCGTCACGCACGACCTGCGGGTGGCGGCACAGCTTTGCGACCGGATCATCGTCATGCAGCGCGGCGAAATCGTCGAAGCGGGCGAGACCGCCGCCGTCTTCGCCGATCCGCAGCACGAATATACGCGCAACCTTCTGTCTTCCATTCCGGGGCGGGACTGGACGCCGCCCCGCATCGAAACAAACGCCGCCTGA